The genomic stretch GACTTCTCAATGGCTTAAGAATTTGCTTCGATAGCTTTCCGTGGTACCTTTGATTTTGAACTGCTGCTCGAAATTCGACCGACGGCGTTTTATATACGATGAACAGCGCTTTCGAGAATCTGAAAGAAAATTCTCGAAAAACGGAGCAAATTCGACGAGCTGCTAGAAATGAACGCACATTCATTCAAAAGATGAGTCATTTTCGAATCGCGGTTTTCTTGTTTGAACTGCTGAATGTAAAAACAAGATgacgatttcaatttcaatattATACATACTGCAAATAATACTAAAAACATTTAGAAACGAGTTACTAATAAATGTTCTCGAAAATTCTGGGAAAACATCTAGAACTGTCTCTACTCTTTTTACGTTCGCCACGTTCTTCCAGAAGACCTTGCTCTCGGTATGTTAGAAAATAAATGCGAATATTTGTGAAATTTGGACGCATTGCCCAAAACGAAATAATATAAAAAGTTAAAAAGTCAACGCAGTTGCAGACTACGtgtgaagcaaaataaataaaacataagcaAATTGTTTGCAGTAGATTAAGAAATAAGCGTCGTttagaaaattgattaaaatagtTTCTAAACAATAAGAATATTATTCAACAATATTCATGGAATTCATGAAATGATCAAAACACTACAAAGGCTATTACGATTGTACACGATAACGTTTTCATTATTGTGTTAAATAAACAGAGATTATCTTTTCAAGGTGATGAAAAAGACAAATAACCCGCATATTGTAGGTAAATACATTTCAACTGACTTGAGTggatttacacattttttggAATATTAACATTTTCATACAAGTGTTAAGAAAGCCTTTTGGATAATCCAGCGTAATCGTTTGGATTGTGTACAACCGATCAGATCAATTCGGGATGCTGGTCTGGTCAATCATCGCGATACTCGGCGGATGTATTAGTAGCATTATTCTATACCAACTGTGGTATCGAAACAGCTACAGTACTGTCCATCATTAACTAATCATGAGAGgtgaaaaaattgaaaaagttcaTAAACATATTATTAAATATAACtaacaatttattttagcaTCGTTTCGTTTAGAAGTACGGTACAATGGTATCCTCTTTCCTACATCATTCGAATAAATTTCGGAAACGTAATATAAATGAAACAGTTGAATTATGAGCACAGTATATAGtaaaaaccaaatttattGACTAAATAACGAGGTAGGTTGTAACATATAGTATCAGAGTTGTAAAATATTTGGTGCGATACGCTTATGACTCCATTTTTTCTTGAGCTTtcttttggccattttctgcGAAAGATTTTCCAGTCAACGATTTCAGTGGTTGTCCAGTTTGGATAATAGGAATGGCTTTCTCGGATTTCTGTTCGATCGCTTTCCTCGGGCAGCTGATGGTCAGGATGCCATCCGATGAGAGTGACGAAGCGATATCGCTCTCGctatggccggccggcaacatGTAGCGGCGNNNNNNNNNNNNNNNNNNNNNNNNNNNNNNNNNNNNNNNNNNNNNNNNNNNNNNNNNNNNNNNNNNNNNNNNNNNNNNNNNNNNNNNNNNNNNNNNNNNNNNNNNNNNNNNNNNNNNNNNNNNNNNNNNNNNNNNNNNNNNNNNNNNNNNNNNNNNNNNNNNNNNNNNNNNNNNNNNNNNNNNNNNNNNNNNNNNNNNNNNNNNNNNNNNNNNNNNNNNNNNNNNNNNNNNNNNNNNNNNNNNNNNNNNNNNNNNNNNNNNNNNNNNNNNNNNNNNNNNNNNNNNNNNNNNNNNNNNNNNNNNNNNNNNNNNNNNNNNNNNNNNNNNNNNNNNNNNNNNNNNNNNNNNNNNNNNNNNNNNNNNNNNNNNNNNNNNNNNNNNNNNNNNNNNNNNNNNNNNNNNNNNNNNNNNNNNNNNNNNNNNNNNNNNNNNNNNNNNNNNNNNNNNNNNNNNNNNNNNNNNNNNNNNNNNNNNNNNNNNNNNNNNNNNNNNNNNNNNNNctatggccggccggcaacatGTAGCGGCGTACAAAATGGCGCGAAATGTATCCATGATCGTCCTGTTTCTCCTCGTGCTTTCCCTCCACGATGATGGATTTGTCCACGTACTTAACAGAGATCTCCTCCGGAGCGAAATGCTGCACGTCCAGATTGATTTGGAACTTGTCGTTGGTGATGTTCACCGCCGAGCCGATATCCCGCTTGTTGGCCACGCACGAG from Anopheles bellator unplaced genomic scaffold, idAnoBellAS_SP24_06.2 scaffold01259_ctg1, whole genome shotgun sequence encodes the following:
- the LOC131214522 gene encoding protein lethal(2)essential for life-like, producing the protein MSIVPIFFRNWWEDEWDRPLWNSRLIDQHFGGGISSDDLLNVLSTVNDSHGHRLQQHPHHHPSGRYIRPWHSSCVANKRDIGSAVNITNDKFQINLDVQHFAPEEISVKYVDKSIIVEGKHEEKQDDHGYISRHFVRRYMLPAGHSESDIASSLSSDGILTISCPRKAIEQKSEKAIPIIQTGQPLKSLTGKSFAENGQKKAQEKMES